A part of Podarcis muralis chromosome 13, rPodMur119.hap1.1, whole genome shotgun sequence genomic DNA contains:
- the GJD3 gene encoding gap junction delta-3 protein, whose amino-acid sequence MGEWGFLSSLLDAVQEHSPMVGRFWLVVMLIFRILILATVGSDVFDDEQEEFECNTRQVGCKQICYDLAFPISHYRFWVFHIVVLSAPAVLFVIYSMHQTTKINQKEMETGEEEASRVGGKAPAKFGPQPSQRSQNIKTFYIVNVVVRILAEMGFLVGQWMLYGFQVGYQYICKHHLCPHLIDCFVSRPTEKTIFIQFYFMVGLVSALLSLVELAHLLFKNRCRRRRTIAPPTTASYEQQDNWSNQKQEKKSQHFLAPAEGGANGLPSHGGIPSHYEPKAHFHHKSSTKSSRSSRSSSARADLTV is encoded by the coding sequence ATGGGTGAGTGGGGGTTCTTGAGCTCCCTTCTGGACGCGGTGCAGGAGCACTCTCCCATGGTGGGCCGCTTCTGGCTGGTGGTGATGCTCATCTTCCGCATCCTGATCCTGGCCACGGTGGGCAGCGACGTCTTCGACGACGAGCAGGAGGAGTTTGAGTGCAACACGCGGCAGGTTGGCTGCAAGCAGATCTGCTACGACTTGGCCTTCCCCATCTCCCACTACCGCTTCTGGGTCTTCCACATTGTGGTGCTCTCTGCCCCGGCGGTCCTCTTTGTCATCTACTCCATGCACCAGACCACGAAGATCAACCAGAAGGAGATGGAAACGGGAGAGGAGGAAGCCAGCCGGGTGGGGGGAAAGGCCCCTGCAAAATTCGGGCCTCAGCCCAGCCAGCGCAGCCAAAACATCAAGACCTTCTACATTGTCAACGTGGTGGTGAGGATCTTGGCTGAGATGGGCTTCCTGGTCGGACAGTGGATGTTGTACGGCTTCCAGGTGGGGTATCAGTACATCTGCAAGCATCACCTGTGCCCTCACCTCATTGACTGCTTTGTCTCTCGGCCAACCGAGAAGACCATCTTCATCCAGTTCTACTTCATGGTGGGGCTGGTTTCAGCCTTGCTCAGCCTGGTGGAGCTGGCCCACCTCTTGTTCAAGAACCGCTGCAGGAGGCGCCGCAccattgccccacccaccactgcctcTTACGAACAGCAGGACAACTGGTCCAatcagaagcaagagaagaaatcGCAGCACTTCCTGGCCCCGGCAGAGGGAGGCGCCAATGGGCTGCCTTCTCATGGCGGGATTCCCAGTCACTATGAGCCCAAGGCTCACTTCCACCATAAGAGTTCCACGAAGAGCAGCCGGTCCTCTCGCTCTTCTTCTGCCAGAGCTGACTTGACCGTGTGA